A single genomic interval of Bacillus sp. es.036 harbors:
- a CDS encoding dTDP-4-dehydrorhamnose reductase family protein encodes MKILVLGGKGMAGHVIVKYLKDQRKSDQILYTSRDPLDIEGFYLDVLSQSELETLIDKTEPDLVINAIGVLNNDAEKNEQKAFKINALLPHQLVKLMNRRRGKVIHISTDCVFSGKKGSYTESDAPDGDSVYARTKAIGEITQAPHLTIRTSIIGPELKADGIGLFLWFMSQKGEIPGYQKVFWNGVTTLELARVINQLIDEQVEGLIHLHSKNTISKYELLKLMKEIFEKKDVSIIPSNPFFLDRTILNTREDFRYTGPSYWEMLIELKKWMNNSG; translated from the coding sequence ATGAAAATTCTTGTGCTCGGTGGAAAAGGAATGGCGGGGCACGTGATCGTTAAATACCTTAAAGATCAACGGAAATCAGATCAAATTCTCTATACTTCAAGGGATCCATTGGATATAGAAGGATTCTATCTTGATGTTTTAAGTCAAAGCGAGTTAGAGACGCTCATTGACAAAACGGAGCCGGATTTAGTGATTAATGCAATTGGCGTACTAAATAACGATGCAGAAAAAAATGAGCAGAAGGCATTCAAAATAAATGCGCTACTGCCACACCAGCTTGTAAAACTAATGAATCGAAGACGTGGTAAGGTGATTCATATTAGTACAGACTGCGTTTTTTCAGGAAAAAAAGGGAGTTATACCGAGTCAGATGCTCCCGATGGAGATAGCGTCTATGCACGTACAAAAGCAATAGGGGAGATTACTCAAGCACCACACCTAACGATACGAACCTCCATTATTGGACCAGAATTAAAAGCGGATGGCATTGGTTTATTTCTATGGTTTATGAGTCAAAAAGGAGAAATACCAGGATATCAAAAGGTTTTTTGGAATGGGGTTACTACGTTAGAACTTGCCCGGGTAATCAACCAGTTAATTGATGAACAGGTGGAAGGACTCATTCATCTCCATTCAAAAAACACGATTTCAAAATATGAGCTGTTAAAATTGATGAAGGAAATATTTGAGAAAAAAGATGTATCGATTATTCCTTCAAATCCCTTCTTTTTAGATCGTACCATTCTAAATACACGCGAAGACTTTCGTTATACGGGTCCTTCGTACTGGGAAATGCTAATTGAACTTAAGAAATGGATGAACAACAGTGGGTAA